In Dromiciops gliroides isolate mDroGli1 chromosome 4, mDroGli1.pri, whole genome shotgun sequence, one DNA window encodes the following:
- the GAL3ST4 gene encoding galactose-3-O-sulfotransferase 4: MMRLWLWGSKGLWVALVVFVTIGLALQIWQWPFQRRPSGLYLPQLWASTSGSPDTSLAPSCHPQQQLVFLKTHKSGSSSVLSLLHQYGDRHSLRFALPVQYQFGYPKSFQATSVKGYLPHGGGPQPAFHILCHHMRFNLPEVLRVMPPDSFFFSIVRDPAALAISAFSYYKSVSSAFRAAPSLAAFLASPRAFYRPGGRGDHYARNLLWFDFGLPLPQEIRALKRHPKILRRTQSSDIRIWPSSSVSQPSKLDPNSLLKPPSQPTSRVQSADHSMSLSPASITDSVSSSFIQWALAWLDSTFDMVLVAEYFDESLVLLADALCWGLDDVVGFVHNAQATGIKSVKGHKGVKDHGEIKDKQLAARARAWNNLDWALYVHFNHSLWDRADRYGRVRLASAVAKLRARRSALASHCLLGGGAVDPGQIANLQLRPFQFGARGVLGYVLKKGLSPQDHEVCERLATPELQYKDKLDAKQFPRVAQATSHTPNATSPGPKGS; this comes from the exons ATGATGCGTCTCTGGCTCTGGGGGTCCAAGGGCCTCTGGGTTGCTTTGGTAGTCTTCGTGACCATTGGATTGGCACTCCAGATTTGGCAATGGCCCTTCCAGAGGAG GCCTTCTGGGCTATATCTTCCCCAACTGTGGGCCTCTACCTCTGGCTCTCCCGACACTTCTTTGGCTCCCTCCTGTCATCCTCAGCAACAGCTTGTATTCCTGAAGACACATAAGTCTGGGAGCAGTTCTGTACTAAGCCTTCTCCATCAGTATGGGGACCGGCACAGCCTACGCTTTGCCCTCCCTGTCCAATACCAGTTTGGATACCCGAAGTCCTTCCAGGCTACTTCAGTTAAAGGTTACCTCCCCCATGGTGGGGGACCTCAGCCTGCCTTCCACATCCTCTGTCACCATATGAGGTTCAACCTACCAGAG GTACTCCGGGTCATGCCCCCTGACAGTTTCTTCTTCTCCATTGTCCGAGATCCTGCAGCACTGGCAATTTCTGCCTTCTCCTACTACAAATCTGTATCATCTGCTTTCCGTGCAGCACCGTCACTGGCTGCCTTCCTGGCTTCACCACGAGCCTTCTACCGGCCAGGGGGTCGTGGGGACCACTATGCCCGGAATTTGCTCTGGTTTGATTTtggtctccctctcccccaagaaATAAGGGCACTGAAGAGGCATCCCAAAATCCTCAGAAGAACACAGTCCTCAGATATACGTATTTGGCCATCTAGCTCTGTATCCCAACCCTCAAAACTTGATCCCAACTCCCTCCTCAAGCCTCCTTCCCAACCTACATCCCGTGTCCAGTCAGCTGACCACTCCATGTCCCTCAGTCCTGCTTCTATAACAGACTCAGTCTCTTCATCCTTCATTCAATGGGCTCTGGCCTGGCTAGACTCAACCTTTGACATGGTCTTGGTGGCAGAATACTTTGATGAGTCACTGGTGCTTCTGGCAGATGCCCTGTGCTGGGGCCTGGATGATGTGGTAGGCTTTGTACATAATGCCCAGGCAACTGGTATAAAGAGTGTCAAAGGTCATAAAGGGGTCAAAGATCATGGTGAAATCAAGGATAAGCAATTGGCTGCTCGTGCTAGAGCTTGGAACAACCTAGATTGGGCTCTTTATGTCCACTTCAATCATAGCCTATGGGACCGTGCAGACCGTTATGGGAGGGTGAGGCTTGCTTCAGCAGTAGCCAAACTTCGGGCCCGTAGATCAGCATTGGCATCCCACtgccttttggggggaggagctGTAGACCCTGGTCAAATAGCTAACCTCCAGCTTCGTCCATTCCAGTTTGGGGCCCGAGGAGTTCTGGGCTATGTACTGAAAAAGGGGCTAAGCCCCCAAGACCATGAAGTGTGTGAACGTCTTGCTACCCCAGAGTTGCAGTATAAAGACAAGCTGGATGCCAAGCAGTTCCCCAGAGTCGCTCAAGCAACCTCCCACACTCCTAATGCCACAAGCCCAGGCCCCAAGGGCAGCTGA
- the GPC2 gene encoding glypican-2, with protein MSSLRPLLLLLLPLCPGPGGEAKATRSCAETRQVLGARGYSLSLLPPTLISGEHLKVCPQEYTCCSSETEQRLTRETEDAFRGLVEESGSFLVHTLAARHRKFNEFFQELLSASERSLSQLFSRSYGRLFVQHAPVFSELFSQLRGHYRGTSAGLDDALSEFWTQLLERAFPLLHPQYSFPPDYLLCLARLSASPNGQLQPFGDSPRRLRLQITRALVAARAFIQGLATGRDVVSSALKVSMSKGCVQAVMRLTGCPLCQGAPSLRPCRGFCLNVARGCLSGGGLEPDWGSYLDTLLLLAERLQGPFSFELASESIGVKISEGLMFLQENSVGISAQVFQGCGGPHPAPARSRRAPSPQEEVNQLWTFPPEEEWPTTAAGTNLPRLVWELRERLQRVRGFWTGLPLTLCGDPRMSMDVTEEAMPCWTGAGWGRYLPPVVGSSLDEQIKNPELEVDVSGPSLSTRRQRLQLRAATARMRAAALGHDLDLQDADEDASGSGQGQHYADDWTARAAAVAPPVRPPRRDAPVGKGGGGSSRYNHSGARSKAASRNLPTQPFLLLLLSPALVVIGPR; from the exons ATGTCCTCTCTGCGGCCCcttctgctcctgctgctgccccTGTGCCCCGGGCCGGGGGGCGAGGCCAAGGCCACTCGGAGCTGCGCTGAGACCCGGCAGGTGCTGGGGGCTCGGGGTTACAGCCTGAGCTTACTGCCTCCCACACTGATCTCTG GTGAGCATCTCAAGGTCTGCCCCCAGGAATACACCTGCTGCTCCAGTGAAACAGAGCAGAGGCTAACTAGGGAGACAGAAGATGCCTTTCGGGGTCTGGTGGAGGAAAGTGGATCCTTCCTTGTACATACTCTAGCTGCTCGGCATCGAAAATTCAATG AGTTTTTCCAGGAGTTACTCTCTGCATCTGAACGTTCCCTCTCCCAGTTGTTCTCTCGCTCCTATGGCCGCCTGTTTGTCCAGCATGCACCAGTGTTCAGTGAGCTCTTCTCACAGCTACGTGGCCACTACCGGGGGACCAGTGCAGGATTAGATGATGCCTTGTCTGAATTCTGGACTCAGCTGTTGGAAAGGGCATTTCCCTTGCTGCATCCACAGTATAGTTTTCCCCCTGACTACCTACTTTGCCTTGCACGCCTGTCTGCTTCCCCAAATGGCCAGCTACAGCCATTTGGAGACTCACCTCGACGCCTCCGCCTGCAG ATAACTCGAGCTCTCGTGGCGGCTCGTGCCTTTATCCAGGGACTGGCAACTGGAAGAGATGTGGTTAGCTCAGCACTTAAG GTATCAATGTCTAAGGGCTGTGTCCAGGCTGTAATGCGTCtgactggctgtcccctatgccaaGGGGCTCCTTCCCTGCGACCTTGTCGGGGTTTCTGCCTCAATGTGGCTCGAGGCTGTCTCAGTGGAGGGGGGCTGGAGCCGGACTGGGGGAGCTACTTGG ACACACTCTTGCTCCTGGCAGAGAGGCTCCAAGGCCCCTTCTCCTTTGAGTTAGCATCTGAGTCCATTGGAGTGAAGATCTCAGAGGGTTTGATGTTTCTGCAAGAAAACAGTGTGGGGATTTCAGCCCAG GTCTTTCAGGGATGTGGGGGTCCTCATCCAGCCCCTGCCCGTTCTCGGAGAGCTCCTTCACCCCAGGAGGAGGTCAATCAACTGTGGACATTTCCTCCTGAGGAGGAGTGGCCCACCACAGCTGCAGGAACCAACTTGCCCCGGCTG GTATGGGAACTCCGGGAGCGGCTACAGCGGGTCCGGGGTTTCTGGACAGGGCTGCCCCTGACACTATGTGGAGATCCACGGATGTCAATGGATGTTACAGAGGAGGCAATGCCCTGCTGGACAGGAGCAGGATGGGGACG GTACCTACCACCTGTAGTAGGAAGCTCCTTGGATGAGCAGATAAAAAACCCTGAGTTAGAAGTGGACGTCTCAGGGCCCAGCCTCTCCACAAGGCGGCAGAGGCTGCAGCTGCGGGCAGCCACAGCTCGAATGAGGGCAGCAGCTCTTGGGCATGACCTGGACCTTCAAGATGCAG ATGAGGATGCTAGTGGTTCTGGGCAAGGGCAGCACTATGCAGATGACTGGACAGCAAGAGCAGCAGCTGTGGCCCCGCCAGTCCGGCCTCCAAGAAGGGATGCCCCTGTGGGTAAAGGAGGTGGTGGCAGCAGTCGCTACAACCACAGTGGTGCCAGGAGCAAGGCAGCCTCCAGGAATCTTCCTACCCAGCCCTTTCTCCTGCTTTTACTATCCCCGGCCCTGGTTGTGATTGGGCCAAGGTAA